The following are encoded together in the Juglans microcarpa x Juglans regia isolate MS1-56 chromosome 2D, Jm3101_v1.0, whole genome shotgun sequence genome:
- the LOC121250554 gene encoding pentatricopeptide repeat-containing protein At3g59040, whose amino-acid sequence MPQTLFLKPFLSSIPLNNCSKSNVNANYGKFNIKIRGRIAVICMGMLAPRKFTQKRKKPEVFRDAADEAYQKNWRRLMTEIVETGSAVSVLKRERATKQAISRDMVLGTLVRLKQLKKWNLVREILEWLKSQSWWDFSEMDFLMLITAYGKQGDFNRAEKIFSLMSKKGYAPSVITHTALMEAYGRGGRYNNAEAIFRRMQSSGPEPSALTYQIILKIFVEGRKFKEAEEIFETLLSEEKSPLKPDQKIFHMMIYMYKKAGSYEKARKVFALMTERGVPQSTVTYNSLMSFETNYKEVSKIYDQMQRAGLQPDVVSYALLINAYGKARREDEALAVFEEMLDAGVRPTHKAYNIMLDAFAISGMVEQARILFKSMKRDRFTPDLCSYTTMLSAYVNASDMEGAEKFFRRLKQDGFEPNVVTYGALIKGYAKINNLEKMMDIYEEMQSCGLKANQTVLTTIMDAYGKNGGFGGAVVWYKEMESCGFPPDQKAKNILLSLAKTAEELEQAKQLAGNLDQSSNEKTGNRVSMFVGEYHDDDDNDDEDGYDD is encoded by the exons ATGCCTCAAACCCTATTTCTCAAACCCTTCCTTTCTTCAATTCCACTTAATAACTGCag TAAATCAAATGTGAATGCAAATTATGGGAAATTCAATATTAAGATACGGGGAAGAATTGCGGTTATTTGTATGGGAATGTTGGCACCGAGGAAGTTCACGCAGAAGCGGAAGAAACCGGAGGTTTTCCGGGATGCAGCAGACGAAGCGTATCAGAAAAATTGGAGGAGACTGATGACCGAAATTGTAGAGACAGGTTCTGCGGTTTCGGTGCTCAAACGTGAGAGGGCTACAAAGCAGGCCATTTCTAGAGACATGGTGCTCGGGACCTTGGTCAGATTAAAGCAGCTAAAGAAATGGAACCTTGTTAGAGAG ATCCTTGAATGGCTCAAGTCTCAGAGCTGGTGGGATTTCAGTGAAATGGATTTCCTCATGCTTATTACGGCTTATGGAAAGCAAGGAGACTTCAATCGGGCTGAGAAAATTTTTAGTTTGATGAGTAAGAAGGGGTATGCACCAAGTGTGATAACTCACACTGCTCTTATGGAAGCATATGGAAGGGGGGGCCGATACAATAATGCAGAAGCGATATTTCGAAGGATGCAGTCTTCTGGCCCTGAACCTTCAGCTTTGACATATCAAATAATACTTAAGATATTTGTGGAG GGTCGTAAGTTCAAGGAGGCTGAAGAAATATTTGAGACCCTTTTGAGTGAGGAAAAATCACCTCTGAAGCCAGACCAAAAGATCTTTCACATGATGATCTATATGTATAAGAAGGCTGGGAGTTATGAAAAAGCTCGAAAAGTGTTTGCACTGATGACAGAGAGAGGAGTTCCACAATCAACAGTTACATATAATAGCTTAATGTCATTTGAGACTAACTACAAGGAAGTTTCAAAGATCTATGACcag ATGCAAAGAGCTGGTCTTCAACCTGATGTTGTCAGCTATGCCCTACTTATTAATGCTTATGGAAAAGCAAGAAGGGAGGATGAAGCGCTAGCGGTTTTTGAGGAGATGCTCGATGCTGGTGTCAG gcCAACCCACAAGGCTTATAACATCATGCTTGATGCATTTGCTATCTCTGGGATGGTGGAGCAAGCTCGCATCTTGTTTAAAAGTATGAAAAGAGACAG GTTTACCCCAGATCTTTGCTCTTATACGACTATGTTATCAGCTTATGTCAATGCTTCTGACATGGAGGGTGCTGAAAAATTCTTCAGAAGGCTAAAACAAGATGGATTTGAACCTAATGTTGTGACATATGGGGCACTGATCAAGGGGTATGCAAAGATTAATAATCTTGAGAAAATGATGGACATATATGAGGAAATGCAGTCATGTGGTCTGAAAGCAAATCAAACCGTCTTGACCACAATCATGGATGCGTATGGAAAGAACGGGGGTTTTGGTGGTGCTGTTGTTTGGTATAAGGAAATGGAGTCTTGTGGGTTTCCTCCTGATCAGAAAGCAAAGAATATTCTTCTGTCTTTGGCTAAAACAGCAGAAGAACTAGAGCAAGCGAAGCAACTTGCTGGAAATTTGGATCAATCTAGCAATGAAAAAACTGGAAACAGGGTTTCCATGTTTGTTGGTGAGTATCATGACGATGATGACAATGACGATGAGGATGGATATGATGATTGA